In Thioclava sp. GXIMD2076, one DNA window encodes the following:
- the uppS gene encoding polyprenyl diphosphate synthase has protein sequence MDGNGRWAKNRGWPRLAGHRRGAERIKEITKICPTLGVRYLTVYAFSTENWKRSTEEVLGLMAIFSRYIEKEADSLSALGVRMRFIGARGRLDGKLAKLMASIEERTKHNERLTMTVAINYGGRHELGRAAAQMARDFAAGLITEEELNAEAEAALEARLDTAGLPDPDLVIRTSGETRTSNFLPWQAAYAEYEFTQTLWPDFSPDELEDILARFGNRERRFGGVKT, from the coding sequence ATGGACGGGAACGGGCGTTGGGCCAAGAACCGTGGCTGGCCGCGTCTGGCCGGTCACCGCAGAGGCGCGGAGCGGATCAAGGAAATCACCAAGATCTGCCCGACGCTCGGCGTGCGCTACCTGACCGTCTATGCGTTCTCGACCGAGAACTGGAAACGCTCGACCGAAGAGGTTCTGGGGCTGATGGCCATTTTCTCGCGCTATATCGAGAAAGAGGCTGACAGCCTGTCCGCGCTCGGTGTGCGGATGCGCTTTATCGGCGCGCGCGGGCGGCTTGATGGCAAGCTGGCCAAGTTGATGGCGAGTATCGAGGAGCGCACCAAGCATAACGAGCGGCTGACGATGACCGTGGCCATCAATTATGGTGGCCGTCACGAGCTGGGTCGTGCCGCGGCCCAGATGGCGCGCGATTTTGCCGCCGGTCTTATCACCGAGGAAGAGCTGAATGCGGAGGCAGAGGCGGCGCTCGAGGCGCGGCTCGATACCGCAGGGCTCCCTGATCCGGATCTGGTGATCCGCACTTCGGGCGAGACACGGACCTCGAACTTCCTGCCATGGCAGGCCGCCTATGCGGAATACGAATTTACCCAAACCCTCTGGCCTGATTTCAGCCCTGACGAGCTGGAAGATATTCTGGCACGGTTCGGCAATCGTGAGCGGCGGTTTGGCGGAGTGAAAACATGA
- a CDS encoding DUF779 domain-containing protein gives MTKVTATEVALAFLEEIVADHGPVLFHQSGGCCDGSAPMCYPQGEFRIGENDVKLGEIGGMPVYISGAQYEVWKHTDITIDAIPGLGGGQFSLDNGRPLRFLTRSEICDLPES, from the coding sequence ATGACAAAGGTTACAGCCACCGAGGTGGCACTGGCATTTCTCGAAGAGATCGTGGCCGATCACGGGCCGGTTCTGTTCCATCAATCGGGCGGGTGCTGTGATGGCTCGGCGCCCATGTGCTATCCGCAGGGCGAGTTCCGGATCGGCGAGAATGACGTGAAACTCGGCGAGATCGGCGGCATGCCTGTCTATATCTCGGGCGCGCAGTATGAGGTCTGGAAACATACCGACATCACCATCGACGCGATCCCGGGGCTGGGGGGCGGCCAGTTCTCGCTCGATAACGGGCGGCCTTTGCGCTTCCTGACACGCTCGGAGATTTGCGACCTGCCCGAGAGCTAG
- a CDS encoding Ppx/GppA phosphatase family protein, with protein MAPKRPRAAGAFPTLSVEHPVRPSADSGELYAALDLGTNSCRMLIARPKGSQFHVVDSFSKAVQLGQGLEASGRLSRSAMARTVQALQICRRKIDKHHVKRMRLVATEACRRARNARDFIRYVRRETGLPLEIIPAEEEARLAVISCGSLVRPNTEQVLVVDIGGGSTELVWIDLEDVPPGDRARAIMRLAQGFDQSNLPGPAARVVDWISVPLGVATLKDQYGDVEDDAARFALMSWFFEEKLADFTPYASGSPQEGFQIIGTSGTVTTVAACHLGLRRYDRNRVDGLMMNTTEIDGVIRSFLKLGPDGRRLDPRIGRDRHSLIMSGAAILQALMRVWPTNQLSVADRGLREGLLYAQMAADGVLEELE; from the coding sequence ATGGCGCCCAAGCGTCCCAGGGCTGCGGGCGCGTTCCCGACACTATCGGTAGAGCACCCCGTGCGCCCCAGTGCCGATTCCGGCGAGCTTTATGCTGCGCTGGATCTGGGCACTAATAGCTGCCGCATGCTGATCGCCCGTCCGAAGGGCTCTCAGTTCCATGTGGTGGACAGCTTCTCGAAGGCTGTCCAACTCGGTCAGGGGCTCGAAGCCTCCGGCCGGTTGTCCCGGTCTGCCATGGCGCGAACCGTGCAGGCATTGCAGATATGCCGACGCAAGATCGACAAACATCATGTGAAGCGGATGCGGCTCGTCGCCACCGAGGCCTGCAGGCGGGCCAGGAACGCGCGCGATTTCATCCGCTATGTCCGGCGCGAGACCGGATTGCCGCTGGAGATTATTCCGGCGGAAGAGGAGGCGCGCCTTGCGGTGATCTCCTGCGGCTCGCTGGTGCGCCCCAATACCGAGCAGGTGCTGGTGGTCGATATCGGCGGTGGGTCCACGGAGCTGGTCTGGATCGATCTCGAGGATGTGCCGCCCGGTGACCGCGCCCGCGCGATCATGCGACTGGCACAGGGGTTCGACCAGAGTAACCTCCCCGGACCGGCGGCGCGGGTCGTTGACTGGATCTCGGTGCCGCTGGGCGTCGCCACGCTCAAGGACCAGTATGGCGATGTCGAGGATGATGCCGCCCGCTTTGCACTGATGAGCTGGTTTTTCGAGGAGAAACTGGCCGATTTCACCCCCTATGCCTCGGGCAGCCCGCAGGAAGGGTTCCAGATTATCGGCACTTCGGGGACGGTAACCACGGTTGCGGCTTGCCATCTCGGCCTGCGTCGCTATGACCGCAATCGGGTTGACGGGCTGATGATGAACACCACCGAGATCGACGGGGTAATCCGATCCTTCCTGAAACTCGGACCGGACGGCCGCAGGCTCGACCCGCGGATCGGGCGCGACCGTCATTCGCTGATCATGTCGGGGGCTGCGATCTTGCAGGCGCTGATGCGGGTCTGGCCCACCAACCAGCTTTCCGTGGCCGATCGTGGCCTGCGCGAGGGCCTATTATATGCACAGATGGCCGCCGATGGCGTCCTTGAAGAACTGGAGTAA
- the frr gene encoding ribosome recycling factor — translation MSDDFEIDTDDLERRMEGAMGALKTEFASLRTGRAAGSMLDPITVDAYGQATPINQLGTVNVPEPRMVTINVWDKGMVGKVEKAIRESGLGINPQLNGTIIMLPIPELNEERRRELTKVAASYAESARVAVRNVRRDGMDQIKKAKSNGMSEDDVKLWEGEVQDLTNKYTAMVDKALETKQAEIMQV, via the coding sequence ATGTCTGACGATTTCGAAATCGACACCGATGATCTGGAGCGCCGCATGGAAGGCGCAATGGGTGCGCTGAAAACCGAATTTGCCTCGCTGCGCACCGGCCGTGCGGCAGGTTCCATGCTCGATCCGATCACGGTGGATGCCTATGGTCAGGCAACGCCGATCAACCAGCTGGGCACCGTCAACGTGCCCGAGCCGCGTATGGTCACCATCAATGTGTGGGACAAGGGCATGGTCGGCAAGGTCGAGAAGGCCATCCGCGAGTCCGGTCTGGGGATCAACCCGCAGCTCAACGGCACCATCATCATGCTGCCGATCCCCGAGCTGAACGAGGAACGCCGCCGCGAGCTGACCAAGGTTGCCGCCTCCTACGCCGAATCCGCGCGTGTGGCCGTGCGTAACGTGCGCCGCGATGGTATGGACCAGATCAAGAAAGCCAAGAGCAATGGCATGTCGGAAGACGATGTGAAGCTCTGGGAAGGCGAGGTTCAGGATCTCACCAACAAATACACCGCCATGGTCGACAAGGCGCTTGAGACCAAGCAAGCCGAGATTATGCAAGTCTAA
- the dxr gene encoding 1-deoxy-D-xylulose-5-phosphate reductoisomerase: MRVTVFGSTGSIGESTFDLLQRSDHQVVALTGGRNIRRLAEQAIALKAELAVTAYDDCLPALREALSGTGIETAAGTQALIEAAERPTDWVMSAIVGAAGLAPGFRALRQGATLALANKESLVTAGPLLLAEAEKHGARILPVDSEHSAIFQALVGEDIDAVERIIITASGGAFRDWPMEKLAGATVAQASSHPNWDMGQRITIDSASMFNKALEIIETREFFGVEPSKIEVLVHPESMVHALVGFRDGALMAHMGAPDMRHAIGYALNWPNRAELPVERLDLAKLGSLTFRAPDAARYPALRLAYEVMEIGGTAGAAFNAAKEIALDGFIDGRIGFLDMARVVEEVLTEMSARQGLCNTAISLDNIAHTDAEARALARRFLTKVTQ; this comes from the coding sequence ATGCGCGTTACAGTTTTCGGGTCGACGGGGTCTATCGGCGAAAGCACCTTCGATCTCTTGCAGCGATCCGATCATCAGGTCGTGGCGCTGACCGGCGGGCGCAATATCAGGCGTCTGGCCGAGCAGGCGATTGCCCTGAAGGCCGAACTGGCGGTAACCGCCTATGACGACTGCCTGCCCGCGCTGCGCGAGGCGCTTTCGGGAACCGGCATCGAGACAGCGGCCGGCACGCAGGCCCTGATCGAGGCGGCAGAGCGTCCGACCGATTGGGTGATGTCGGCGATCGTGGGGGCCGCGGGCCTTGCGCCGGGGTTCCGCGCGCTCCGGCAGGGCGCGACACTGGCGCTGGCCAACAAGGAAAGCCTCGTGACCGCAGGCCCGCTTCTGCTGGCCGAGGCCGAGAAACACGGCGCCCGCATCCTGCCCGTCGATAGCGAGCATTCGGCCATCTTTCAGGCGCTGGTGGGCGAGGATATCGACGCGGTCGAGCGGATCATCATCACCGCCTCGGGCGGCGCCTTCCGCGACTGGCCGATGGAGAAACTGGCAGGCGCCACCGTGGCGCAGGCGTCGAGCCACCCGAACTGGGATATGGGCCAGCGGATCACCATCGACTCGGCGTCGATGTTCAACAAGGCGCTCGAGATCATCGAGACGCGCGAGTTCTTCGGTGTGGAGCCCTCGAAGATTGAGGTTCTGGTCCATCCCGAGAGCATGGTCCATGCGCTTGTGGGCTTCCGCGACGGGGCGCTGATGGCGCATATGGGCGCGCCCGATATGCGCCATGCCATCGGCTATGCGCTCAACTGGCCCAATAGGGCGGAACTGCCGGTCGAGCGGCTCGATCTGGCAAAACTCGGTAGCCTGACCTTCCGCGCCCCCGACGCCGCGCGCTATCCCGCGCTGCGTCTGGCCTATGAGGTGATGGAGATCGGCGGCACAGCGGGAGCGGCCTTCAACGCCGCCAAGGAAATCGCGCTTGATGGGTTTATCGATGGCCGGATCGGGTTTCTCGATATGGCCCGTGTGGTCGAGGAAGTGCTGACGGAGATGTCAGCGCGTCAAGGCCTTTGCAATACGGCGATAAGTCTGGATAACATTGCCCATACCGATGCGGAGGCCCGTGCGCTGGCGCGGCGTTTTCTGACCAAAGTCACCCAGTGA
- the miaA gene encoding tRNA (adenosine(37)-N6)-dimethylallyltransferase MiaA: MRDILENLDPSRPVVIGGATASGKSALALQIAQAQGGVVVNADALQIWDCWRVLSARPSPEEEAQAPHLLYGHKHCGESYSVGHWLREVGDILAAHQAGGPRPIIVGGTGLYLSALTEGLAEIPPTPEAIRAEANRRRETEGHAALLAELDAASAARVDRLNPVRVQRAWEVLRATGRGLAAWQDETPPALLPRDQASCFVIDAERDWLAERIDRRFDLMLEQGALEETRAVLPVWDRDALWAKAIGAPELVDYLLSRATLAEARARAQAASRQYAKRQRTWFRARMKDWHKIERP, encoded by the coding sequence ATGCGCGATATCCTGGAAAATCTCGACCCATCGCGGCCCGTCGTGATCGGCGGCGCGACGGCGAGCGGCAAATCGGCGCTTGCGCTCCAGATCGCGCAGGCGCAGGGCGGAGTGGTGGTCAATGCGGATGCTCTCCAGATCTGGGACTGCTGGCGGGTACTGTCCGCGCGCCCCTCGCCCGAGGAAGAGGCACAGGCCCCGCATCTGCTTTACGGCCATAAACACTGTGGCGAGAGCTATTCGGTAGGCCACTGGTTGCGCGAGGTCGGGGATATTCTGGCCGCCCATCAGGCGGGCGGGCCGCGTCCGATCATCGTGGGCGGCACGGGGCTCTATCTGAGTGCGCTGACCGAGGGGCTGGCCGAGATTCCTCCCACGCCCGAGGCGATCCGAGCCGAGGCCAACCGGCGGCGCGAGACCGAGGGACATGCCGCGCTCCTTGCCGAACTGGATGCCGCCAGCGCCGCGCGCGTGGACAGGTTGAACCCCGTGCGGGTGCAGCGCGCATGGGAGGTGCTACGGGCCACGGGGCGCGGGCTGGCCGCATGGCAGGACGAGACGCCACCGGCCCTTCTGCCGCGCGATCAGGCAAGTTGTTTCGTGATCGATGCCGAGCGCGACTGGCTGGCCGAGCGGATCGACCGCCGCTTCGATCTAATGCTGGAACAGGGCGCGCTCGAGGAAACGCGGGCGGTGCTACCTGTCTGGGACCGTGACGCGCTCTGGGCAAAGGCGATCGGTGCGCCGGAACTGGTCGACTATCTGCTGAGTCGCGCCACTCTGGCGGAAGCGCGCGCGCGCGCACAGGCGGCCTCGCGCCAATATGCCAAACGGCAGCGCACATGGTTTCGTGCCCGCATGAAGGACTGGCACAAGATAGAGCGGCCCTGA
- a CDS encoding RlmE family RNA methyltransferase, producing MVKTPTGKNTSGRGQRDLRVRVKTAKGRKLSSTLWLERQLNDPYVVRARKEGYRGRAAYKILELDDKYRFLVPGARVVDLGCAPGGWCQVAVKRVNALGEKSGKKVGTVLGVDLQEIDAIAGAELHQLDFLEEGADDKVKEWLGGTAHVVMSDMAAASSGHQNTDHLRIITLCEAAAYFAFDVLEEGGTFVAKVLAGGAENELLTILKKNFTKVANVKPPASRSDSSEKFVVAQGFRGKRHEGEADDDEE from the coding sequence ATGGTCAAGACACCTACGGGCAAGAATACCTCGGGTCGCGGCCAGCGGGACCTGCGGGTGCGGGTCAAGACCGCGAAGGGCCGCAAGTTGAGCTCCACGCTCTGGCTGGAACGCCAGCTCAACGACCCCTATGTCGTGCGGGCGCGCAAGGAAGGCTATCGCGGGCGCGCGGCCTACAAGATCCTCGAGCTGGACGACAAATACCGCTTCCTCGTGCCGGGCGCGCGGGTCGTCGATCTGGGCTGTGCGCCGGGCGGCTGGTGTCAGGTGGCCGTCAAACGCGTGAACGCGCTTGGCGAGAAATCGGGCAAGAAGGTGGGCACCGTGCTGGGGGTGGACCTGCAGGAGATCGATGCCATCGCGGGCGCCGAGCTGCACCAGCTGGACTTCCTCGAAGAGGGTGCCGATGACAAGGTAAAGGAATGGCTGGGCGGCACTGCGCATGTGGTGATGTCGGATATGGCGGCGGCCTCCTCGGGCCATCAGAACACCGACCACCTGCGCATCATCACGCTGTGCGAGGCCGCGGCCTATTTCGCCTTCGATGTGCTCGAGGAGGGCGGCACTTTCGTGGCCAAGGTTCTGGCGGGCGGGGCCGAGAACGAGCTTCTCACCATCCTCAAGAAGAACTTCACCAAAGTCGCCAATGTGAAACCTCCGGCGTCGCGTTCCGACAGTTCCGAGAAATTCGTGGTGGCCCAAGGCTTCCGTGGTAAGCGCCACGAGGGCGAGGCCGACGACGACGAGGAGTGA
- a CDS encoding phosphatidate cytidylyltransferase, with the protein MTAATGRWGDLRKRVASAIVMAVIGAVAIGWGGLAFKALACIVTGLMIWELSAMTAPDRSTRAILLGLIAAGTLSLILIMHSPFYLPLLILPPIAGLWRPRRDRRFFTLYALAIMLTGYGLVALREGQGVGAITWIICVVVVSDVLGYFVGRMVGGPKFWPKISPKKTWSGTVAGWIGALILGFVFTRIGGGTALIWMSPLLAFAGQLGDIFESWLKRRSAVKDSSSLIPGHGGVLDRFDALIGVVLVLLILAQFGELPLTAAG; encoded by the coding sequence ATGACAGCAGCAACCGGACGCTGGGGAGACCTGCGCAAGCGGGTCGCATCGGCCATTGTAATGGCGGTGATCGGTGCCGTGGCGATCGGATGGGGCGGGCTCGCCTTCAAGGCGCTGGCCTGTATTGTGACGGGGTTGATGATCTGGGAGCTGTCGGCGATGACCGCGCCCGACCGCTCCACGCGGGCGATCCTGCTGGGGCTCATTGCGGCGGGCACGCTCTCGCTGATCCTGATCATGCATTCGCCCTTCTATCTGCCGCTTCTGATCCTGCCGCCCATCGCCGGTCTCTGGCGTCCGCGCCGCGACCGGCGCTTCTTCACCCTCTATGCTTTGGCGATCATGCTGACGGGCTACGGACTTGTGGCGCTGCGCGAGGGGCAGGGCGTGGGCGCGATCACATGGATTATTTGTGTGGTCGTGGTGTCGGATGTGCTGGGCTATTTCGTGGGCCGCATGGTCGGCGGGCCGAAATTCTGGCCCAAGATCAGCCCCAAGAAAACCTGGTCGGGCACGGTGGCCGGCTGGATCGGCGCGCTTATCCTGGGCTTTGTCTTCACCCGTATCGGCGGCGGCACGGCGCTGATCTGGATGTCGCCGCTTCTGGCCTTTGCCGGACAGCTGGGTGATATTTTCGAGAGCTGGCTGAAGCGACGCTCGGCGGTCAAGGACAGCTCCTCGCTGATCCCCGGCCATGGCGGCGTTCTGGACCGGTTCGATGCGCTGATCGGTGTGGTGCTGGTGCTTCTCATTCTTGCACAATTCGGAGAGCTGCCGCTGACGGCAGCCGGTTAA
- a CDS encoding helix-turn-helix domain-containing protein: MRIDRHHAGERHSERIQSVIASSSAASRPGVAASWRRSFIHYKLDPSVRPGGERLSARELRLLQEEAGPMIRLAEAHLDRLAANVADAGCSVFLSDARGVVLAERIRAADMGGFQSCNLVAGTDWSEQAEGTNGIGTCAAEERPVTIWRDDHFRESNTALCCSGAPIFGASGALAGVIDVSSARHTLDAAYARLLASSVQETARRIEASLFRQAYEGARIVSLAEEGTGAQEIALLALDRDDLVIGANRAARRRLDLEEAQMGSLPASDLLDGAPRQGLADAQRAEMARALARTGGNVTAAARALGIGRATFYRKAKALGLEV; the protein is encoded by the coding sequence TTGCGTATCGACAGACATCATGCCGGGGAGCGCCATAGCGAGCGCATCCAGTCGGTGATCGCATCCAGCTCCGCCGCCAGCCGTCCGGGCGTGGCCGCAAGTTGGCGACGGTCTTTCATCCATTACAAACTCGATCCCTCGGTCCGACCCGGAGGCGAACGGCTGAGCGCGCGCGAATTGCGGCTTCTGCAGGAAGAGGCGGGGCCGATGATCCGGCTGGCCGAGGCACATCTGGACCGGCTTGCCGCCAATGTGGCCGATGCAGGGTGCAGCGTATTCCTGTCGGATGCGCGCGGCGTGGTGCTGGCCGAACGCATCCGCGCCGCCGATATGGGCGGGTTCCAGTCCTGCAATCTGGTGGCGGGCACCGACTGGTCGGAACAGGCCGAGGGCACCAACGGTATCGGCACCTGTGCCGCCGAGGAACGCCCCGTGACCATCTGGCGCGACGACCATTTCCGCGAGAGCAATACGGCGCTGTGCTGTAGCGGTGCGCCGATCTTCGGGGCATCGGGCGCTCTGGCGGGAGTGATTGATGTCAGTTCCGCCCGCCACACGCTCGATGCGGCCTATGCGCGGCTCTTGGCCTCGAGCGTGCAGGAAACCGCGCGCCGGATCGAGGCCTCGCTGTTCCGGCAGGCCTATGAGGGCGCGCGGATCGTGTCGCTGGCCGAGGAGGGCACCGGTGCGCAGGAGATCGCGCTTCTGGCGCTCGACCGCGACGATCTGGTGATCGGGGCCAATCGTGCGGCGCGCAGGCGGCTCGATCTGGAGGAGGCCCAAATGGGGTCGCTGCCCGCCTCGGACCTTCTGGATGGCGCACCCCGTCAGGGGCTGGCCGATGCGCAGCGCGCCGAGATGGCGCGGGCCCTTGCGCGGACAGGAGGCAATGTGACAGCTGCCGCCCGTGCACTCGGGATCGGACGGGCGACCTTCTATCGCAAGGCCAAGGCCTTGGGGCTGGAGGTCTGA
- a CDS encoding AraC family transcriptional regulator, whose product MAVFSSKLLLTSAPFSQRGAPDTLPPQTGPAHRLDTIQHLAQGGRWRMEAMRALSEPCLYWITRGQGRVTVGGVQRGYGVHNAIFLPAGVMHGLELGANTQGLVLFFGRDHDPTLPANPQHLRVREATAQSELTALLEALNRESSQPRIGSDRAAEFQMGLISVWLERQIAVAPQDSLPPKNARKLVNRFTALVERDFRSSQTVSDYARQLRVTPTHLSRVCRDACGRPASDLLQERRLYEARRLLLDTQMPIKEIAARLGFRSQTYFSRNFLAQTGSTPSKFRQSGH is encoded by the coding sequence ATGGCCGTCTTTTCCTCTAAGTTGTTGCTGACTTCCGCACCGTTTTCCCAACGAGGTGCCCCCGACACCCTGCCCCCACAGACAGGCCCTGCCCATCGGCTGGACACGATCCAGCATCTGGCCCAGGGCGGGCGCTGGCGGATGGAGGCGATGCGGGCCCTGTCCGAGCCCTGTCTCTACTGGATCACCCGCGGTCAGGGCCGCGTCACGGTGGGCGGCGTGCAACGGGGTTACGGGGTCCATAATGCGATCTTCCTGCCAGCAGGCGTGATGCACGGCCTCGAACTCGGGGCCAACACCCAAGGGCTCGTGCTGTTCTTCGGGCGCGATCATGACCCGACCCTGCCGGCCAATCCGCAGCATCTGCGGGTCAGGGAGGCCACCGCGCAAAGCGAGCTGACCGCTCTTCTTGAGGCACTCAACCGCGAGAGCAGCCAACCAAGGATCGGCTCGGACAGGGCGGCGGAGTTCCAGATGGGGCTGATCTCGGTCTGGCTGGAACGCCAAATAGCCGTTGCACCGCAAGACAGCCTGCCCCCCAAAAACGCGCGCAAGCTGGTGAACCGCTTCACCGCGCTGGTGGAACGTGATTTCCGCTCGAGCCAAACCGTTTCGGATTATGCCCGCCAATTGCGGGTCACGCCCACCCATCTGTCGCGTGTCTGCCGGGATGCCTGCGGGCGGCCAGCCTCCGATCTGCTGCAGGAACGCCGCCTCTACGAGGCACGAAGGCTATTGCTGGATACCCAGATGCCGATCAAGGAGATTGCCGCGCGGCTCGGCTTTCGCAGCCAGACCTACTTCTCGCGCAACTTTCTCGCGCAGACCGGCTCGACCCCCAGTAAATTCCGCCAATCGGGTCATTGA
- the pyrH gene encoding UMP kinase, protein MSADQHPAAKYKRVLLKISGEALMGDQGYGLHPPTVARIASEVKSVHDLGVEICMVIGGGNIFRGLAGSAQGMERTTADYMGMLATVMNALGMQAQLEALGIHTRVISAIPMDEVCEPYIRRRAVRHLEKKRICIFAAGTGNPYFTTDTAATLRANEMNCEAIFMGKNGVDGVYDKDPKKFDDAKRYDHVTYDEVLQKNLKVMDASAIALARDNNLPIIVFPLDEPGGFKGILAGQGTYTRVQG, encoded by the coding sequence ATGTCTGCGGACCAACACCCGGCAGCGAAGTATAAACGTGTCCTCTTGAAAATCTCGGGTGAGGCCCTGATGGGCGACCAGGGCTACGGCCTGCACCCGCCAACCGTTGCCCGCATCGCCAGCGAAGTGAAATCCGTCCATGATCTGGGCGTCGAGATCTGCATGGTAATCGGTGGCGGCAACATCTTCCGCGGTCTGGCCGGCAGCGCGCAGGGCATGGAACGGACCACGGCCGACTATATGGGCATGCTCGCTACCGTGATGAACGCGCTCGGCATGCAGGCACAGCTCGAGGCGCTCGGCATCCATACCCGCGTGATTTCCGCCATCCCGATGGACGAGGTCTGCGAGCCCTATATCCGCCGTCGTGCCGTTCGCCATCTCGAGAAGAAGCGCATCTGTATCTTTGCGGCAGGCACCGGCAACCCGTATTTCACCACCGATACGGCCGCGACCCTGCGCGCCAACGAGATGAATTGCGAAGCGATCTTCATGGGCAAGAACGGCGTCGACGGGGTCTATGACAAGGATCCGAAGAAATTCGATGATGCCAAGCGCTATGATCATGTGACTTATGACGAGGTGCTGCAGAAGAACCTCAAGGTGATGGATGCCTCGGCCATCGCGCTTGCACGCGACAATAACCTGCCGATCATCGTCTTCCCGCTCGACGAACCGGGCGGGTTCAAAGGAATTCTGGCAGGTCAGGGCACCTATACGCGCGTTCAGGGCTGA
- the adh gene encoding aldehyde dehydrogenase yields the protein MANDLTADFKGVMVSPFRSRYDNFIGGTFKAPNAGRYFDNITPLTGGVIGEIARSDASDVNDALDAAHAAKESWGHKTSPAQRAQVLLAIADRMEENLELLATAECWDNGKPIRETRAADVPLAIDHFRYFAGVLRSQEGTMSEIDADTVAYHFHEPLGVVGQIIPWNFPLLMAAWKMAPALAAGNCIVLKPAEQTPATIMVFAELIADILPPGVLNIVNGFGLEAGKPLASSKRISKIAFTGETSTGRLIMQYASENLIPVTLELGGKSPNIFFSDVCREDDAFFDKAIEGFVLFALNQGEVCTCPSRALIQEDIYEEFMERAIKRTQAIIQGDPRDAATMIGAQASAEQKEKILSYMEIGRKEGAEVLTGGGAAQMSGELANGYYIQPTILRGHNKMRVFQEEIFGPVVSVTTFKDADDALEIANDTLYGLGAGVWSRDANTCYRFGRKIQAGRVWVNNYHAYPAHAAFGGYKQSGIGRETHKMMLDHYQQTKNMLVSYNPNKLGFF from the coding sequence ATGGCCAATGATCTAACAGCAGACTTCAAGGGCGTGATGGTCTCGCCGTTCCGCAGCCGCTATGACAACTTCATCGGTGGCACCTTCAAGGCCCCCAATGCGGGCCGCTATTTCGATAATATCACCCCGCTAACCGGTGGCGTGATTGGCGAGATCGCCCGCTCGGATGCCTCCGATGTCAATGATGCGCTCGATGCCGCTCATGCCGCAAAAGAGAGCTGGGGCCACAAAACCTCGCCCGCACAGCGCGCACAGGTGCTTCTGGCGATCGCCGACCGCATGGAAGAGAACCTCGAGTTGCTGGCGACGGCGGAATGCTGGGATAACGGCAAGCCGATCCGCGAGACCCGTGCGGCCGATGTGCCGCTCGCCATCGACCATTTCCGCTATTTCGCCGGTGTGCTGCGCTCGCAGGAGGGCACCATGTCGGAGATCGATGCCGATACGGTCGCCTATCACTTCCACGAGCCGTTGGGTGTTGTGGGCCAGATCATCCCGTGGAACTTCCCGCTTCTGATGGCGGCATGGAAGATGGCGCCGGCGCTGGCGGCAGGCAATTGCATCGTCCTGAAACCCGCCGAGCAGACGCCCGCCACGATCATGGTCTTTGCCGAACTGATCGCCGATATCCTGCCGCCCGGCGTGCTGAATATCGTGAACGGCTTCGGGCTTGAGGCGGGCAAGCCGCTGGCATCGAGCAAGCGCATCTCGAAAATCGCCTTCACCGGCGAGACCTCGACGGGCCGGCTGATCATGCAATATGCCTCGGAAAACCTGATTCCGGTCACGCTGGAACTGGGGGGCAAGTCGCCCAATATCTTCTTCTCCGATGTCTGCCGCGAGGATGATGCTTTCTTCGACAAGGCGATCGAGGGCTTCGTGCTGTTCGCACTCAATCAGGGTGAAGTCTGCACCTGCCCCTCGCGGGCGCTCATCCAGGAGGATATCTACGAGGAGTTCATGGAACGTGCCATCAAGCGCACGCAGGCCATCATTCAGGGCGACCCGCGCGATGCCGCCACCATGATCGGGGCACAGGCCTCGGCCGAGCAGAAAGAGAAGATCCTGTCCTATATGGAGATCGGCCGCAAGGAGGGCGCCGAGGTGCTGACCGGCGGCGGGGCGGCACAGATGTCGGGCGAGCTGGCAAACGGCTACTACATCCAGCCCACCATCCTGCGCGGCCATAACAAGATGCGGGTCTTCCAGGAGGAGATCTTCGGGCCGGTTGTGTCGGTGACGACCTTCAAGGATGCCGATGATGCGCTCGAGATCGCCAATGACACGCTCTACGGGCTCGGTGCGGGCGTGTGGTCGCGCGATGCCAATACCTGCTACCGCTTCGGTCGCAAAATTCAGGCCGGCCGTGTCTGGGTCAATAACTATCATGCCTATCCGGCCCATGCGGCCTTCGGGGGCTATAAGCAATCGGGTATCGGGCGCGAGACCCATAAGATGATGCTCGATCACTACCAGCAGACCAAGAACATGCTGGTCAGCTATAACCCCAACAAGTTGGGCTTCTTCTAA